The following proteins come from a genomic window of Proteinivorax hydrogeniformans:
- a CDS encoding Ger(x)C family spore germination protein: protein MTKMLTNSLTKKLRRIAAFLLIIAITIPSSGCWSRRELEDLAFVLAMGVEENDNGIKILAHIGQEGGGDMEDEEGEGALVIEGEGKTISDAFDNLFSKTNKRPYLNHLKVIVLSEELAREGIEPIMDFFRRDIRVRGNTTVMIAKEDSLEEVLEFEPELGTQPALLLEETFRYNWERSRAYKKDFFEVVTDILEEDRELFLPMVDVSEEEQLIISDTAVFRGYEMVEVLNNKQNLGLMYLRQQVRHGTLTLEVDEEEFVSLTILGTDVEITPVEVEGQLTFQIEIDQTLSITESHTEMDIDELEDLASRFIQLTVLDTINIAKKAETDFLGFGTLYRRTNRQQWSAQKWQEQFPQIEVIIDVETNIESTGQITA, encoded by the coding sequence ATGACGAAGATGCTGACAAATAGTTTAACAAAAAAACTAAGAAGGATTGCAGCCTTTCTGTTAATTATAGCGATAACGATTCCCTCCTCGGGTTGCTGGTCAAGAAGAGAGTTAGAAGACCTTGCTTTTGTTTTGGCTATGGGAGTTGAAGAAAATGATAACGGCATTAAAATACTAGCTCATATCGGCCAAGAAGGGGGAGGGGATATGGAGGACGAAGAAGGTGAGGGTGCCCTCGTTATAGAGGGAGAAGGAAAAACAATCTCTGATGCCTTTGATAACCTGTTTTCTAAAACTAATAAACGCCCCTATCTAAATCACTTGAAGGTGATTGTGCTAAGTGAAGAACTAGCTAGAGAAGGTATAGAACCTATAATGGACTTTTTTAGAAGAGACATTAGGGTTCGGGGCAATACAACAGTTATGATAGCCAAAGAAGATAGCTTAGAAGAAGTGTTAGAATTTGAACCTGAGTTAGGAACTCAACCTGCTTTGCTTTTAGAAGAAACCTTTAGGTACAACTGGGAACGTTCTAGAGCATATAAAAAGGACTTTTTTGAGGTGGTCACTGACATTTTAGAGGAAGATAGAGAACTGTTTCTACCTATGGTTGATGTTTCAGAGGAGGAGCAGCTAATAATATCAGATACCGCAGTCTTCAGAGGCTATGAAATGGTTGAGGTGTTAAATAACAAGCAAAATTTAGGCCTTATGTACCTGCGACAACAAGTACGTCACGGAACGCTAACCTTAGAAGTTGACGAAGAAGAATTTGTTTCACTTACTATCCTTGGTACAGACGTCGAAATCACGCCAGTAGAAGTAGAAGGTCAGTTAACCTTTCAAATCGAAATCGACCAGACTTTATCGATTACCGAAAGTCATACCGAAATGGATATAGATGAGTTAGAGGATTTAGCTAGTAGATTTATCCAACTGACGGTTCTGGACACAATAAACATTGCTAAGAAAGCAGAAACTGACTTTTTAGGGTTTGGAACGCTATATAGAAGGACAAACCGGCAACAATGGTCTGCGCAAAAGTGGCAAGAGCAATTCCCGCAAATTGAAGTGATAATAGATGTAGAGACAAATATCGAAAGCACAGGTCAAATTACAGCTTAA
- a CDS encoding FmdE family protein translates to MNNELWDECVKFHGHICPGLTIGYKAAMLARKLFDGKSANDEEIVCITENDACGVDGIQVVLGCTFGKGNLIYKDHGKVAYSFYSRDSKKEFRLVFRRDIGGPTKRDEKQKFLLNSAEEDLFEIKEVKQPLPQKAKLFNTVICELCKEGAAEHRIRLFDGKKACVDCFEEYTRVY, encoded by the coding sequence ATGAATAATGAATTATGGGATGAGTGCGTTAAGTTTCATGGACATATTTGTCCTGGGTTAACCATCGGGTATAAGGCCGCTATGCTTGCTCGAAAGTTGTTTGATGGCAAAAGCGCTAACGATGAGGAGATAGTGTGCATTACTGAAAATGACGCCTGTGGAGTAGATGGAATCCAAGTTGTTTTAGGATGCACTTTTGGAAAAGGCAATTTAATATATAAAGACCACGGAAAAGTTGCATACAGCTTTTACAGTCGCGACTCAAAAAAAGAGTTTAGGTTGGTATTTCGCAGGGACATTGGCGGACCTACCAAAAGAGATGAGAAACAGAAGTTTTTATTAAATAGTGCTGAAGAGGATTTGTTTGAAATAAAGGAAGTTAAACAACCTCTACCTCAAAAAGCGAAGTTATTTAACACTGTGATTTGTGAGTTATGTAAAGAAGGTGCAGCAGAACACCGCATTCGGCTATTTGACGGTAAAAAAGCTTGCGTTGATTGTTTTGAAGAATACACTCGCGTCTACTAA
- a CDS encoding spore germination protein: protein MDFKKPKKGKPIEKEVEDSIEEKGLVSTTLEVNTKHLETIFEDTMDFILRPMAMGARGELKMAVGYLETMTDNISISNYFLEKLSTYNYNVPEKAEEKFKDLGKILESIPAALDIEESDKWDDVLEGIVEGKAAFFLEGYNKAWIVEARMWQERAVAEPQVEAVVQGPREGFVEGLQTNVSLIRRRLRTQDLMTKPITVGTTANTNIVICYLKGVADEKLVEEVEKRIQKVSIEGVISGNVINEMIEDTPMTPFKTIATTERPDKVAASLLEGRVGIITENTPLAMIVPSVFWQFFQSSEDYYERFPIATFNRVMRMFSFVLVLALTAFYVAIATYHQEMIPTQLAITMSSIREPVPFPTVVEALLLEGILEALREAGLRLPSAAGQAVGIVGALVMGQAAVEAGLVSPQMVIIVAAAGVSSFLIPDFSFVISLRLLKFLLILLASIFGIFGLVMGLIGIMLHLNALQSFNVPFMSPVTPFKLRDMKDIFVRAPWFAMGKKGPSSDDDQQSEVKDSNEEDNEQYGGEENDEDADK from the coding sequence ATGGACTTTAAAAAACCAAAAAAAGGAAAACCCATCGAAAAAGAAGTAGAAGATTCAATTGAGGAAAAAGGACTTGTGTCCACAACCTTAGAGGTTAATACTAAACATTTAGAAACTATATTTGAAGATACTATGGACTTTATTTTACGGCCTATGGCTATGGGAGCTAGGGGAGAACTTAAGATGGCCGTAGGTTACCTTGAAACCATGACAGACAATATATCAATCAGCAATTATTTCTTAGAAAAATTATCTACATACAACTATAATGTTCCAGAAAAAGCAGAAGAAAAGTTTAAAGACCTAGGAAAGATACTCGAATCTATCCCTGCGGCTTTAGATATAGAGGAAAGTGATAAGTGGGATGATGTACTAGAAGGAATTGTAGAAGGAAAAGCAGCCTTTTTCCTAGAGGGATATAACAAGGCGTGGATTGTGGAAGCTCGAATGTGGCAGGAGAGGGCTGTGGCAGAGCCACAGGTGGAGGCTGTAGTTCAAGGGCCTCGAGAAGGGTTTGTTGAGGGCCTGCAGACAAACGTAAGCTTGATAAGACGAAGATTAAGAACTCAAGATCTGATGACAAAACCAATAACCGTCGGAACCACAGCTAATACAAACATAGTAATTTGCTATCTAAAAGGGGTGGCTGACGAAAAACTAGTTGAAGAGGTTGAAAAGCGAATCCAAAAAGTATCGATAGAAGGGGTAATTTCCGGTAATGTAATAAACGAAATGATCGAAGATACCCCCATGACCCCCTTTAAAACAATTGCAACCACTGAAAGACCAGATAAAGTGGCAGCCAGTCTGTTAGAGGGCAGAGTGGGTATCATTACAGAAAACACCCCATTGGCTATGATTGTGCCCTCTGTCTTTTGGCAGTTTTTTCAATCTAGCGAAGATTATTATGAAAGGTTTCCTATAGCAACATTTAATAGGGTAATGCGCATGTTTTCCTTTGTTTTGGTGTTGGCATTGACCGCCTTTTACGTTGCTATTGCAACATATCATCAGGAAATGATTCCAACACAGCTGGCAATTACGATGTCATCAATAAGAGAACCGGTACCCTTTCCAACTGTGGTGGAAGCACTATTACTAGAAGGAATACTTGAGGCCTTGCGAGAGGCAGGGCTTAGACTGCCTTCAGCTGCCGGGCAGGCTGTGGGTATAGTTGGGGCTCTAGTTATGGGGCAAGCAGCTGTTGAAGCTGGGTTAGTCTCACCCCAGATGGTAATTATAGTTGCCGCAGCAGGGGTATCTTCATTTTTAATTCCTGATTTTTCTTTTGTTATTTCTCTTAGGTTATTAAAGTTTTTGCTTATTTTATTAGCTAGCATCTTTGGTATTTTTGGATTAGTTATGGGCCTTATAGGCATAATGCTGCACTTAAATGCTCTTCAGAGCTTTAATGTTCCATTTATGTCGCCTGTGACTCCATTTAAACTAAGAGATATGAAGGATATCTTTGTTAGGGCGCCATGGTTTGCTATGGGTAAGAAAGGCCCGTCTTCTGACGATGATCAGCAATCTGAAGTTAAGGATTCAAATGAAGAGGACAACGAACAATATGGTGGTGAAGAAAATGACGAAGATGCTGACAAATAG
- the sppA gene encoding signal peptide peptidase SppA encodes MGYITYGIKKASHSVSNSIRKMKSSPDYVRFFLEGEYTDLRESKQNFIRRKIKKPKQNLQELCEQIEQVANDHRVKGMILVIRPDLQLSIAQIQQLRDTLHNSRLKGKKIISYSYRYNTNTYYLASLADRILLQPGGEVTPLGLKTGSMFFKAALDRLGIEMQMYNVTPYKSAADAMTKTTMTEEVKKMNNWLLDSIYDEILTAISKGRKISLDEAKYAIDNSPYTDVKAKKAKIIDKVLNEEQIYSYLNETEGKKITIKNFKEAQKSLLRPAPKRAKDYIALIKVEGNIIDGKSSNPLFNFPIPILGGQKVGDITVVDQVRKAQSDKRAKAAVIYIDSGGGSATSSEAMASAIRELSKKKPVVAVMSSVAASGGYYVATAADWIIAQPSTVTGSIGVITGKVVNKKMLEKLLLNYESITRGENVEMSEGANRFSKVQEEKVKESLFRIYDVFLDRVVDGRSMLKEEVEKIAGGRVWTGKQAYEKGLVDDLGGLETALRKIYNLTSLDSTTPVKEIPFKKEQFKEPLPTTASMLNLALEDLKKLEGCNLYASPMLWVKK; translated from the coding sequence TTGGGTTATATTACTTATGGGATAAAGAAGGCTTCTCACAGCGTCTCTAACAGCATAAGAAAAATGAAGAGCTCCCCAGACTATGTTAGGTTTTTTTTAGAAGGTGAATACACAGATTTAAGGGAGTCTAAGCAAAATTTTATTAGAAGAAAGATCAAAAAGCCTAAACAAAACCTACAAGAGCTATGTGAACAAATAGAACAGGTTGCAAATGACCATAGGGTAAAAGGGATGATACTGGTTATAAGGCCAGACCTTCAGCTGTCAATAGCTCAGATACAGCAGCTTAGAGACACCTTGCATAATAGCAGGCTAAAAGGCAAAAAAATAATTTCATATTCCTACCGATATAACACCAACACTTACTACCTAGCTTCCTTAGCTGACAGGATTCTGCTCCAACCGGGTGGAGAGGTAACACCGCTAGGTTTAAAAACAGGGTCTATGTTTTTTAAGGCAGCACTAGATAGGCTTGGCATAGAAATGCAAATGTACAACGTTACCCCATATAAGTCAGCAGCAGATGCAATGACAAAAACAACAATGACAGAAGAAGTAAAGAAGATGAATAATTGGCTCTTAGACTCTATATACGATGAAATTTTGACTGCAATCTCAAAAGGTAGAAAAATCAGCTTAGATGAAGCTAAATACGCCATAGATAACTCTCCATATACAGATGTAAAAGCTAAAAAAGCTAAAATCATTGATAAAGTGCTAAATGAAGAACAAATTTATAGTTACCTTAACGAAACTGAAGGCAAGAAAATAACCATCAAAAACTTTAAAGAAGCGCAAAAATCTCTTTTAAGGCCAGCTCCTAAAAGAGCCAAAGATTATATAGCGTTAATAAAAGTGGAGGGAAACATAATAGACGGCAAAAGCTCAAACCCTCTTTTTAACTTCCCTATACCTATTTTAGGTGGTCAAAAAGTTGGAGATATAACTGTAGTGGATCAAGTCCGAAAAGCTCAAAGCGATAAAAGGGCAAAAGCAGCAGTTATCTATATTGATTCAGGAGGTGGCTCTGCCACATCTTCAGAAGCAATGGCGTCGGCTATAAGAGAGTTGTCAAAGAAAAAACCAGTTGTAGCGGTGATGTCCTCAGTTGCTGCTTCTGGAGGCTACTATGTAGCCACAGCCGCAGACTGGATTATAGCTCAACCTAGTACTGTAACAGGCTCAATAGGAGTAATTACCGGCAAAGTGGTTAATAAAAAAATGCTAGAAAAACTTTTGCTAAACTATGAAAGTATAACCCGTGGAGAGAATGTAGAAATGTCAGAAGGCGCAAATAGATTTAGTAAAGTACAAGAAGAAAAAGTTAAAGAGTCCTTATTTAGAATTTATGATGTATTTTTAGACAGAGTAGTTGACGGCCGTAGTATGCTCAAAGAAGAAGTTGAGAAAATAGCAGGTGGAAGAGTTTGGACAGGAAAACAAGCTTACGAAAAAGGTCTTGTCGATGACTTAGGTGGCTTAGAAACAGCTTTAAGAAAAATATACAACCTGACATCACTCGATAGTACCACACCTGTAAAAGAAATACCGTTTAAAAAGGAGCAATTTAAAGAACCTCTACCTACTACTGCGTCTATGCTAAACCTTGCTTTAGAGGACCTTAAAAAGCTAGAAGGATGCAACCTATATGCCTCTCCCATGCTCTGGGTAAAAAAATGA
- a CDS encoding amidase family protein, producing the protein MSENRLGFLDDSKVLEQSIMELQAAMESGKTTAKEIVMIYLKRIFLYDQSGPNINSIGELNPNAIFEAESLDKERQKKGPRSLMHGIPVVIKDNIDTAGKMRTSAGTLALKDNYPAEDAFLVKKLKQAGAIILGKANLTEFANFMSSEMPNGYSSLGGQVLNPYGLGTIDVGGSSSGSGAAVAANLACAAIGTETSGSILSPSSQNSLVGIKPTVGMVSRSGIIPISHTQDTAGPMAKSVADAVTILSVIMGTDEMDAATQTIPPGVGVDFLSFFKKDGLKNAKIGVCREFYQHLNEEKLKILETAIKDIQGCKAVIIDNLKMPSPQKPLGYDTLFYEFKHGINAYLSGTKPTQVPVRTLKDVIKFNEENKEIALKYGQNHLEMSENTNGTLNQSKYLIELIRDQHYSQKGGIDAVIEEHKLDALLFPSNYGAQLPAKAGYPSITVPGGYTKDGEPMGVTFTGKAFTEHRLVELAYSFEQATKHRVLPKLV; encoded by the coding sequence ATGAGTGAAAACCGTTTAGGCTTTTTAGATGATAGCAAGGTTTTAGAGCAGTCAATTATGGAGCTTCAAGCCGCTATGGAGTCAGGTAAAACTACGGCAAAAGAAATTGTTATGATTTATTTAAAAAGGATTTTCCTCTATGATCAGTCCGGCCCTAATATCAACTCAATTGGAGAGCTTAATCCTAATGCTATTTTTGAAGCGGAATCCTTAGATAAGGAGAGGCAAAAGAAGGGCCCCCGTAGCTTGATGCATGGAATCCCGGTGGTTATCAAAGATAACATCGATACTGCAGGCAAAATGCGCACAAGTGCTGGGACTTTAGCTTTAAAAGATAACTATCCTGCAGAAGATGCTTTTTTAGTAAAAAAACTAAAACAAGCAGGAGCTATAATTTTAGGAAAAGCAAACCTTACTGAATTTGCTAATTTTATGTCTAGCGAGATGCCCAACGGATATAGCTCCTTAGGAGGACAGGTTCTAAATCCATATGGGTTAGGCACAATAGATGTTGGTGGGTCAAGCTCAGGTTCTGGGGCGGCTGTGGCTGCAAACCTCGCCTGTGCTGCTATAGGCACAGAAACCTCGGGTTCTATTTTAAGCCCCTCTAGTCAAAATTCTCTTGTAGGTATTAAACCAACTGTTGGTATGGTTAGTCGTAGCGGTATTATACCGATATCGCACACTCAGGACACTGCTGGACCTATGGCTAAAAGTGTAGCTGACGCTGTTACGATTTTAAGTGTTATTATGGGAACTGATGAAATGGACGCAGCAACACAGACTATACCACCAGGTGTAGGTGTAGATTTTTTATCCTTTTTTAAAAAGGATGGTTTAAAGAATGCAAAAATTGGAGTTTGTCGGGAGTTTTATCAGCATTTAAACGAAGAAAAACTTAAAATTTTGGAAACTGCTATAAAAGACATCCAAGGTTGCAAAGCTGTGATTATTGATAATCTTAAAATGCCTTCTCCCCAAAAACCTTTGGGGTATGATACTTTATTTTATGAATTTAAACATGGAATTAACGCTTATTTAAGCGGGACAAAACCTACTCAAGTGCCGGTAAGGACTTTAAAAGATGTTATAAAGTTTAACGAAGAAAATAAAGAAATCGCCTTAAAGTACGGTCAAAATCATTTAGAAATGAGCGAAAACACAAATGGGACTTTAAATCAAAGTAAATACTTGATCGAACTTATCAGAGATCAACATTATTCACAAAAAGGCGGTATAGATGCTGTCATCGAGGAGCATAAGTTAGACGCTTTGCTGTTTCCTTCTAACTATGGAGCACAGCTGCCGGCTAAGGCAGGTTATCCATCCATTACTGTACCAGGAGGATATACGAAGGACGGAGAGCCCATGGGTGTTACTTTTACGGGAAAGGCTTTTACAGAGCACAGGTTAGTTGAGCTAGCATATAGCTTTGAACAAGCTACAAAGCATAGGGTTTTACCTAAATTAGTTTGA
- a CDS encoding NAD(P)-binding protein: protein MSKNKKKVAIMGAGIAGLSCTYELEKFGITPDVFEIMDEVSGQGINHTVGWMKVMYRPIKDPLVYLKKQYGFNLRPIEEIRRVNFYSNNNSATLEGNLGYIHLSGPDKRSLYYQLLPKIKTPIKFSEVVNFRDLAEDYEHVVIANGNSDIAELCGLWKTDVAGYVRGATVYGDFDPQTIVMWFNTEYAQHAYAYFVPWSDRKGSLILNMLEVTVQGADTCWQRFLDDINWNIEIAEIWEKTHHLGHLERHIYDNLIFTGAAGGFLDPLFAFGNIATIESGGAAAKHIAKRADFNKEVKLWLQRNHSSLRLRRYVDKFSNEDFDKMLDYLKTPGFRTLATRANVNLISLLSNVANTLVSKKIDTVLHPKEGEK from the coding sequence ATGTCCAAAAATAAGAAAAAAGTAGCGATAATGGGAGCGGGAATTGCGGGACTTTCCTGTACCTATGAGCTTGAAAAATTCGGAATAACCCCAGATGTTTTTGAAATTATGGATGAAGTTAGTGGCCAGGGCATCAATCATACAGTTGGTTGGATGAAGGTGATGTATAGGCCTATTAAGGATCCGCTAGTTTATCTTAAAAAGCAATATGGCTTTAATTTACGGCCTATTGAAGAAATACGTCGAGTTAACTTTTATTCAAATAACAATTCCGCAACCTTAGAAGGTAATTTGGGGTATATTCATCTTTCCGGTCCGGATAAACGCTCCCTATATTATCAATTATTGCCTAAAATAAAAACTCCTATTAAGTTTAGTGAAGTGGTAAATTTTAGGGATTTAGCTGAGGATTATGAGCATGTTGTTATCGCTAACGGAAATTCTGATATTGCTGAGCTTTGCGGCTTATGGAAAACCGATGTTGCTGGTTATGTTAGGGGAGCCACTGTTTATGGAGATTTTGATCCCCAAACAATAGTAATGTGGTTTAACACCGAGTATGCACAACATGCCTATGCATATTTTGTGCCATGGAGTGATAGAAAAGGTTCACTTATATTAAATATGTTAGAGGTCACAGTTCAGGGTGCCGACACCTGTTGGCAAAGGTTTTTAGATGATATAAATTGGAATATAGAGATTGCAGAGATTTGGGAAAAAACTCATCACCTTGGGCACCTAGAAAGGCACATATACGATAACCTTATCTTTACAGGTGCTGCTGGCGGATTTTTAGATCCTCTTTTTGCTTTTGGTAACATCGCTACAATTGAAAGTGGAGGGGCTGCAGCAAAGCATATTGCAAAGCGGGCAGATTTTAACAAAGAAGTTAAGTTGTGGCTTCAAAGAAATCACAGTTCATTACGACTTAGAAGATATGTAGATAAATTTTCAAATGAGGATTTTGATAAGATGCTAGATTATCTAAAAACACCCGGTTTTAGGACGTTGGCAACTAGAGCTAACGTTAACTTAATTAGCTTACTTTCTAACGTGGCTAATACTTTAGTATCTAAAAAGATTGACACAGTTCTTCACCCAAAGGAAGGTGAAAAGTAA
- a CDS encoding endospore germination permease yields MEKGNLVAGEIFFASISVVLASAVLFLPFLMAKTALQDAWISVLVGTAVAVPFVMISISLLLKFPEKSIIEILDELLGSIAGRIVGVVYAVTFLLSSALITRQLEEFMVISLMPETPAIAIRVLFMIVVYMGIYEGALPIVRTNVYVMPVGFIVICLVILLATPSMTVENITPVLEGGMMPVLEAAFLGFAWLCQIPLVLLVFFKYLNKDKLKPMLKYKGALTVVAVGVALLLGALSTMAIFGPQQTSTMYYPSFNMARIISIGGFLEHIEVIFVGVWIAAAYIATTLFGFMAIITITQIIGIGDYKKIVLPTTAALLVLPGFIIRDVSHLIFVLDSYFPITMIALGAAVPLILLLLAAAKKSGQPEDEQKTETSEQSATAE; encoded by the coding sequence ATGGAAAAAGGAAATTTGGTGGCAGGCGAGATATTTTTTGCATCCATAAGTGTGGTGCTAGCGTCTGCAGTGTTGTTTTTGCCGTTTCTAATGGCAAAAACCGCCTTGCAAGATGCGTGGATATCAGTTCTTGTTGGCACTGCGGTAGCTGTACCATTTGTTATGATTAGCATATCTCTTCTGCTAAAGTTTCCCGAAAAATCAATAATAGAGATTCTAGATGAGCTATTAGGAAGTATAGCTGGTAGAATAGTTGGTGTAGTATATGCCGTAACATTTTTGCTATCGTCGGCGCTTATAACTAGGCAGCTGGAGGAATTTATGGTTATATCCTTAATGCCTGAGACACCGGCTATTGCCATACGAGTGTTGTTTATGATAGTAGTTTATATGGGGATATACGAAGGGGCCTTGCCAATTGTAAGAACTAATGTCTATGTGATGCCGGTCGGGTTTATAGTAATTTGTTTAGTGATACTGTTAGCAACTCCTAGCATGACAGTTGAAAACATAACCCCAGTTCTAGAAGGGGGAATGATGCCGGTGCTAGAAGCAGCATTTTTGGGGTTCGCCTGGCTATGTCAAATCCCCCTTGTTCTACTAGTATTTTTTAAATATCTAAATAAGGACAAGTTAAAGCCGATGCTAAAGTACAAGGGGGCTTTAACTGTAGTCGCTGTTGGAGTAGCTCTTCTTTTAGGAGCCCTATCCACCATGGCGATTTTTGGCCCCCAGCAAACTTCCACAATGTATTATCCTTCATTTAATATGGCTCGAATCATATCAATAGGAGGTTTTTTAGAGCATATAGAGGTTATTTTTGTCGGTGTTTGGATAGCTGCAGCTTATATAGCAACTACACTGTTTGGGTTTATGGCAATAATCACAATAACTCAGATAATCGGGATAGGAGACTATAAAAAGATAGTGCTACCTACAACTGCAGCTTTACTGGTGTTACCTGGGTTTATAATTAGGGATGTAAGTCATTTAATATTTGTGCTAGATAGCTACTTCCCTATAACCATGATTGCTTTAGGGGCAGCTGTACCTTTAATTCTTCTACTACTTGCAGCTGCTAAAAAAAGTGGACAACCAGAAGATGAACAAAAAACCGAAACTAGCGAGCAATCTGCAACTGCTGAGTAA
- a CDS encoding NAD(P)-binding protein — protein sequence MKKTPRIAIMGAGVAGLACAYELEKMGVSPDIFEMAKQTGSRGFNHTLGWINLMYRPVQDPVIHLKEKYGLNLRAMEEIRRVNFYTANNSATLEGKLGYIFLSGPDERAITSQLKAHIETEIQYESITNFRELARDYDHVVVATGTPEIPKLCGIWNTDISGYVRGATVKGNFDPKTVGMWMEKAYSQSGYGYFVPWNDRKGSLILNMLEVGEYGAKLCWDKFIDSLGWDVEYEEFYETPHNIGHISKHQLGNLYFVGLAGGFIDPLFAFGSIECLASGAAAAQSIIKGKDFTELTHMWLRRNQQLLMMRRYVDKFRDEDFDRAFEVVKTPGFRSLVTRTNINIIYLLSKMTNTFASKKVDRVLY from the coding sequence ATGAAAAAAACACCTAGAATAGCTATCATGGGAGCAGGTGTTGCAGGATTAGCATGTGCATACGAACTTGAGAAGATGGGGGTTTCTCCTGACATTTTTGAGATGGCCAAACAAACCGGTTCTCGTGGATTTAATCATACACTAGGCTGGATTAATCTCATGTATAGACCGGTACAAGACCCTGTTATACACCTAAAAGAGAAGTATGGGCTTAATTTAAGGGCTATGGAAGAAATCAGACGGGTTAATTTTTATACAGCTAATAACTCAGCTACCTTAGAAGGAAAACTGGGATATATCTTCCTTTCAGGACCCGATGAGAGAGCGATAACTTCTCAGCTTAAGGCTCACATAGAAACAGAGATACAATATGAATCCATCACAAACTTTAGAGAGCTAGCTAGAGATTATGACCATGTTGTAGTCGCCACCGGAACGCCGGAGATTCCAAAGCTTTGCGGCATTTGGAATACGGATATATCCGGTTATGTAAGGGGAGCAACGGTAAAGGGCAACTTTGACCCCAAAACCGTAGGTATGTGGATGGAAAAAGCCTATTCACAAAGTGGTTATGGTTATTTTGTGCCGTGGAATGACAGAAAAGGCTCGCTAATTCTAAATATGCTAGAAGTCGGAGAATATGGAGCAAAGTTGTGTTGGGATAAGTTTATCGATTCATTGGGCTGGGATGTGGAGTATGAAGAATTTTATGAAACGCCCCATAACATCGGACATATTAGTAAACATCAATTAGGAAACTTATATTTTGTGGGACTGGCAGGTGGCTTTATAGATCCGTTATTTGCTTTTGGTTCTATTGAATGTTTAGCAAGCGGGGCTGCTGCAGCCCAAAGCATCATCAAGGGAAAGGATTTTACAGAACTTACTCATATGTGGCTTAGGCGAAATCAGCAACTATTAATGATGAGAAGATATGTAGATAAGTTTAGAGATGAGGACTTTGATCGTGCCTTTGAGGTTGTTAAAACCCCGGGATTTAGGTCGCTTGTTACTAGAACAAATATTAATATTATCTACCTGTTATCAAAAATGACCAACACATTTGCCTCAAAAAAAGTGGACAGAGTTCTTTATTAG